The stretch of DNA TCGAATTTGTACTGCGGATCGGTGAGCAGTCGCGTGTACTTGTTGAGCACGGCGGCAAAGGTGGGGTTCAAACGGTAAATGCCACCATCCACGGATATGGAGatctgtgtgtgctgcatgcGATTGATTAGACAGGCGACGCCGCCGGCGAGGATCATGGCAGCACGACTGACGACCGTGTCGCAGATGTAGCGAAAGGCGGCCAGATCGCGATCCTTGCAGTGGCGCATGCGGAAGCGGTCCATTACCTCCTGCGCCTTGGTGTAAACGCCGGGCGGATCCAGCTCGATCTCGAAGAGAGCGGACATTTCCATCTTCCACTGCAGATCGATGACTTCGAGCGGTTGCCCCACGAAAATGGCGCCATTCCGCATCAGACGCACCACAACGCGACGCACGAGTTCGCCCAGAAAGAGCGCCCCACTAAACTTCTCGTAGATGCGAAGGCCAGGATTGGTGGACGCCTCGTCCAGGGCCCTGTCGAATTCGTTGCGAATAAAGTCGAGCTGTCCGCCATCGCCGAAGTGCGCCCAGTCTGTATTGATGATCATAGAAGGCTTGTTGCTCGTGCCCACGTACGTGTGGCAGTTCTCGACATTCTCCACGTAGCAGGAGTTTGTGATGTTGCCCATGATCAAGCCGATTCGTGTGTCCGGGTGTAGCCAGCAGAGGGCCAGCAGCGATCCAATGGCCACATTGATAATGCCCAAAATGTTGACAATTACCTCGGGGAACTTGGCCAGCGCATCGCGCAGCATCTGCACCACATCCTTGCCAATGGCGCCCGTGGCGCCAAACTCCTTTGTCCAAGCCACCAGTATGCCCACATCCAGGGCCAGTTTGTTTAgcgaaaaggcaaaggcaatgccCATCGGCAGGTTCTCCTTGTCCACTTTTTTGTCCTTCACAAAAGCCGCTATGTTGAAGGCCAGAAAGTTGAAGAGCTCCATGCCACGTGCGGCGGCTATCGAGTGCGGTATGATGACACACTTGGAGCTCATGTACACATCCTTCTCGCTGCTGAAACGCACCAGCATAATACGACAGTTGGTGGGCATCATTTCCAGGGCCAGGAAGCGGCCTCGCTCACGGCCCGACGGTAGGTCCTGCACGTAGCTCAGGTAGCAAGGCACCGAGGAGCGATCGTGACCCTCCCGGCTCAAGCCGGCCATCATCTCACGTTCCATGATGTTGCGCACCTTCACCAGATCATCCTCCTTGGGCACAAACATTTGACAGAGCTTGTACACCTCCGGAAAGTCCACCTCCGGCTTGTAAATGTTGCTGGGCATTGTGATGGGAGTTTCTGTCTGGAGAGTTTAGTTTTTCAAGAGCTCT from Drosophila subobscura isolate 14011-0131.10 chromosome O, UCBerk_Dsub_1.0, whole genome shotgun sequence encodes:
- the LOC117896567 gene encoding hexokinase type 1 → MPSNIYKPEVDFPEVYKLCQMFVPKEDDLVKVRNIMEREMMAGLSREGHDRSSVPCYLSYVQDLPSGRERGRFLALEMMPTNCRIMLVRFSSEKDVYMSSKCVIIPHSIAAARGMELFNFLAFNIAAFVKDKKVDKENLPMGIAFAFSLNKLALDVGILVAWTKEFGATGAIGKDVVQMLRDALAKFPEVIVNILGIINVAIGSLLALCWLHPDTRIGLIMGNITNSCYVENVENCHTYVGTSNKPSMIINTDWAHFGDGGQLDFIRNEFDRALDEASTNPGLRIYEKFSGALFLGELVRRVVVRLMRNGAIFVGQPLEVIDLQWKMEMSALFEIELDPPGVYTKAQEVMDRFRMRHCKDRDLAAFRYICDTVVSRAAMILAGGVACLINRMQHTQISISVDGGIYRLNPTFAAVLNKYTRLLTDPQYKFEYVVNQESCGVGAAIMAGLAHADKYRGESKIFELDF